CTCTCAGAGTTCTGTCCTATTTAGGTTTCCACATGCAGAGTTCATAAGAGCTCACTGAATTGTAACAATACACGCAATGGTATGGCTGATTTCAGCATAAGCCTGTTGTAGAGCAGACTGACATACAGGACAAACAAATAAGGGGCAATCTCTCTGATTAACTGAACAAATAACATGACAAGAGTATTAGCCTTCTTTCAACAAAAACAGAACACATTTTGTGATAGGCcatatttgcaaaaaaaaatgtgaTGTGCAGTCATGACGATCAGACCAACATGTACGTGCACAAATGCTCAGGATGCACAGCATATCGCACACGATTCATCGGGGAACATGACCTAAATCATGAGGAAACATTCGTGCGCAAAGCAAATTCGTAGGCTAGAAATGTTCGTCCCCTGCTTACGATGATCGAAGTGCATCAATCAAGAGAAGAAATGGGCAGACGGAGGTGACACGTAAATACGTACTTGCGGAGCGCGGGCGCCATCTTGTTGGTGAGCGTGCCGGCGACGATCATGCAGTCGGACTGGCGCGGCGAGGGGCGGAAGATGACGCCGAAGCGGTCGAAGTCGTagcgggcggcgccggcgtgcATCATCTCCACGGCGCAGCAGGCGAGGCCGAACGTCATGGGCCAGATCGAGCCCCGCCGCGCCCAGTTCATCAGGTCGTCCACCTTGGACACCACGAACTCCGCGGCCTTCGGCATCGGCGCCGACGCGGGCGCCCCGCCGCCGTACGGCGCTGGCGCCGTTGTTCCCGCTCCCGCCGCGCCGACGGTGGAGGAGTAGGCTCGCCGGCCGGCGGGGAGGAGCGCGAGCCGCGCCGTGCGGGGGAGGAGGAGCGCCATGGCGAACTGGGGATGGTCGCCGGAGACCGGAGACGCACGATGGTGGCCGGAGACAGGTGTGGGCTGTGGCTTCCCGAAGGTGGCGGGGGATGGCGTGGTACGCTGGAAAGGGTCGGCAAATGCGCAGAGCGGTGCGCGCCGCCTGAAGCCTTGTGCGGTTGGCCCTGTAGACACGTATACTTCTCTGTTTTTCCCCTCTGTTTTTAGAAATTGGACTATCTGTTTACAGTTAGATTATTATTCCCTTTGTCTcaaaatataaaaacgtttttgacactaacTACAAACATCCTTATATTTTAGGGCGGAGAAAGTATTTTGCAAAAAATACAATTAGATTTTTCAATATAACTGTAATCAttttatggaaaactaaaacttcgTTAGTATTTTTGACACAAAATGTCTAAAGTGAACAAAGTTCGTGGATTTTACAAAGAGCTCATAAATATGAACAGGGACTCGTAGCTCTGTTAAGAAATTCATGATAAAGGAAATTTTAAgttagaatggaagaaatgtaaatATGATTTAAACCAAGGACTTGTAAAAAAGGAAAAATCATAAATATTTCGTGATTTTTTTAAACCAGGTTAACTAACACGTAAGTTATCACATGGCACATGTGATAAGCAATTCAAACtatttaaaaacaaaataaaaagacaCGCAAGTTACGAACAACAAGGAAACATCACTAGCACGGTTTTAGGTTCATTTATGATATGCCTTCACTTGACAAGTACTTACCAGTGTTACTAACACCGTACTGGAAATTTGACCATAAAGAGTCAAGCCATTAGCAATATAACTAGCACCGAGTTTGAGATTTAGCTCGGTTAAGAGATagtaaatttcaaaaaaaaacataaGTGACTGTAAACACCAGCAAAATTCAACCATGATGAATAGAACATCTGGGACACATGAATTTCTAGAAAGGTCTAGAACTAAATCAAAAGGTACCAAAGAAAATAGTAAGCCACCAAGAACTCTAAAATATGAAAGAGAAAACAAGTAATTTCAGAACAATTTAAGGTCAGCTCATCATGAACAAATTGAAGTAACCATACATCAGTGTAAGCATGCACCCATTTCCTAGTCATAATAAATACTCACATAATCATCGATATTCACAACTAAAGCATTTTCCGACCTTAGGCGACCAACCCATCCCCGACATAATTTAGATAACCCGAAGTAATCAAGGTAAAACCTTTTTGCTTGAAAGATATCATGAACAAAATTTTGAGTAAACAAGACTTGTGATCGATCCTTATTGTGTTGATTGATGTTTGGTTTAGAAAATTTAGAACAGTAAAACTGGGCACCATAGGATCTCTCTCACACCATTAGCCTCCAGAGCCGCTCGATTTCAGGTTTTAGTTGTCGTTGGCCTTTAGATGCACATGGATTTTCTTGAACGCTACCGGCCAGGAACTTCCTAACCGTCAACTGCCTCTAGCACAAGTTTCCGGCGCGTGGGCATTTGGATGCGAACGCTTAAGCAAAATTTTCCTTACCCAggcctaatatcctaaaggcagctATTTCCGTATCCTTTGGATGTTCTTTAAATGATTTTTTTCACTACTTTTGCATCTCTTTTTCTTtggctttcttccttttttttattttgccATTTTTTCATTTGATTTTCTTCATTTATTTTCATACCTCAGTTTTTACCGGTTTCTTCAGTTTTTATctgtatttttattatttttagtcTTTTTTCATCCACATTGTATTCTTTGTATACCTCAGGAACATTATTTTATGcacatttaattttttttaaatacaaatatattttttaaacataTTGTTTATGTCtaattttttcatacacattatacATTTTTGCATACATCTAAAACATCTTTATATGTgtttaatatttttaaaatacttATATGATACCAAACATTATTCAGATACACAATGCGAACATTTTTCTTACATTGGATAAATTTTTTTTAGTGTCACCAATATTTTGTTTGGAATGTGTGAACATGTTTTTAAATGTAACATACGATTTCTTTTTGGATTGTAAAAAACATTGTTTTTCACAATTACACAAACTTTCCTTTTACATTGTACaacattttttttggaaaatgtATGTATAATTTTTAAATGCATGATCATTTTCTAAATGTCGCATACAAACATTTTCTAAAAGTTAGGCCATCAATTTTTTACACTGCATTTATATTTTCTAAATGTGCGGTGAACACTTACAAAAAAAACTAACTAAAACGTTTTTTCTTAGTATATGTACTTGTTATTTTCAAAATGTAAACGAAAGTTCCATTAAaaggtactccctctggtcctttttactctgcatattaggtttggctGAAGTCAATcttatccaactttgaccaagtttatacaaaAAAAATATTAACATTCACACAACAACACATTTATTATTAGATCCATCtcagaatatattttcatattatatttattagatgttatagatgttaatattttataatataaatttggtcaaacttagcaaactttgacttcagacaaatccaatgtacggagtaaaaaggaccagaggaagTACAAACAAAAGTAAAAAAATGTGACGTCACCTTGACGAGACCACATGGTTACTGGGTTGGCCCACTACCAGCTCCCTGCAGACGACTGCAGGCCTTCTTTCTCGCATAAAGTAACACATAGACTCGCCCCATATAGACCATGTAATTCTTTCCTTCTTTTTTTGAGGGGTAAAGAGAGCTCTTTCATTCATCAATAACAAAATTACAATCATTCTGAATTACATGAAAGATTTCCAGTGGCACGTTGTCCAGCATAAAAAAATCTCCATGCATTCTAGCATGGGCTGCCAACTCATGTGCGGCCACGTTGCACTCTCTTCTAACTTTACTAACCTTGCACAAACTGAATTCACGCATACACAGCTTTGCTTCCTCATAAGTAGTCCACCACTTTGCATTGTTCCTTTCTTTTGCATTTATAGCCGCGACAACTGCGGCACAGTCCGATTCCACCTGCACATGTTCCTTGTTTAAATCCCTTAAACACATAAGACCAATCAGCAGTGCATTAGCTTCAGCTTCCTCTGCATCAGCACAAGAATGAAGCTGACGGCCTACAGAGAAGACAACTGCTCCGGTGCTGTCCCTGGCGACTGCCCCTGCCCATGCTGCATTGAAAGCTGAAATAAAGGAAGCATCAATGTTAAGCTTAATGCAATCACCTTGTGGTCTGGACCAGCGGATGGTCGGCTTCAATTCCTGAGCAGTGGGCGATTGCATTTGTACATCGTACAGAGGTTTTTTTCCCTTTCACATCACCTCTACTTTGACTGTTTGAATTCAGAGTTTCCCAATAATTCTTCAGGAATAGGACTGAGTCAGACACCTTTGCTTTTCCTTTGTCATGCACAATGTCGTCCCTAAGATGCCAGGAACGCCATAAAACCAAGAGCAGCTTTTCTCGCATGTCTCCATGCTACGAACCCACAGAGATTAGTAGCAATCGCTTTGTGTCACACAAAGGATTCAGTCACAAGAACACATAGTTCTGTAGATGAGAAGAGGGGAAAGCGGAGATACAGAGTAGCGGATAGGAAGAAGATAGACGGACAAAATATTCTTTTTACCCTCCTTATCTCCTCAGGTTAGCCTTAGTTTTTGCTTAAGAGGGGCACGTCCGGTAGATGGGCCAAGCCGGTCACGCGAGCGCCGGTTACCTGCTGGGCTTGACCGAGTCAGCTTCTAGGAGAGGCCTTGGTCTTGGCTGGCCCACATGGCAGGTGCGTAGCATGCCCTCCTCCTTGAGACACAGCATGCCCCCATGCTGCTGTAGAAGGAAACCGGTGCTGGAGTGCGTTCTTGTCTTCCCAGGAGTTCAGATTAGATGAGAGGCCAGCCCAATGAACGAGCACTTGTGCACGAGCGCCATTACCAGCTCGCACCAAACGAGAATCAAGAATCTGCCCCGGCTGAATAGAAACTGGAACATCCGTAAGCAGATGCAAAGAAGCATCAGAAGGCACCTGATTTGCCGGTAGAGAGGGCTTCAGCTGGGAGACGTGCACCACCGGATGAATACGACTATTTGTTGGAAGCTTCAATTTGTAGGCTGACTTTCCCACGCGAGCGAGCACCTCATAGGGACCATAAAATTTGAAGGACAACTTGTGATTTGCACGACGAGCAACAGACATTTGTGCATATGGTTGAAGCTTGAGATAAACAAAATCTCCCACCTGAAACACCCGATCAGAACGATGTTTATCTTCTTGTTGCTTCATGCGGTGCTGAGCTCGAAGTAGGTGTTGCTTAACAAGTTCTTGCATCATTTCTCTTTCTTGTAGCCAACCCGCCAGATCAGATGGTGTGGATTCTGGAATATGAGCAATGCCCAATTGTCGTGGTTTATAGCCATATAACACCTCGAATGGAGACTTGCCCAGCGCTGAGTGAAAATTAGTGTTGTACCAATGTTCAGCCGAAGGCAACCATTGAGACCATTTGGTCGGCGAAGCATGAACCGTACACCTGAGAAAGGTCTCAAGACATTGATTAAGCTTTTCGGTCTGACCATCAGTTTGGGGATGGTGTGCCGAACTCATATTCATCTTCACATCCGTCATCTTGAACAAAGATTGCCAAACATTGCTGGTAAATACCTTATCCCGATCAGATATAATGCCGGACGGCAGACCATGTAACTTATAGATGTGGTTGTAAAAGAGTTGAGCAACTTGAAGAGCAGAGTAGGGATGAGCCAGAGGGATGAAGTGACCGAACTTAGTGTACTTGTCAATCACCACCAATATGGTATTATATGAGCCAGACTTGGGAAGGCCCTCCACAAAATCCATGCTCACCAAACTCCAAGGTTCATCTGGGATGGGTAATGGATTCAGAAGACCTGGCAACTTCACAGTTTCAGATTTGGCTTGCTGACATATGGTACAATTTTGCACATATGTTTTTACATCAGTCTTCATACCAGGCCATGCAAACAGAGCACTAATGCGCTTGTAAGTTGCTAAGAACCCAGAGTGACCACCAATGCCACTTGCATGCAAGGAGAGCAGAATAGCTTGATGTGCCTCAGTGTTAGAGCCGAGCCAGACGCGTCCCTTATGCCTGATAATACCATTCACCAACGTGTAGCCAGCAGAGTTAGATCCAGTGAAACTCAACTCCTGTAACAACTTTTTAGTTGTATCATCTTTTGTGTAGCCATCCACAATTACTTCCAACCACTTGGGCTGACAGAGAGAAATTGCATGACATGATTCAGGAATTGCTTGACGGGAAAGAGCATCAGCAGCAGCATTTTCATGGCCTTTTTTGTAAACCAACTTGTACTGGAGTCCCATTAATTTCAGAAAAGCCTTTTGTTGGATGTCAGTAGTAAGCTTTTGCTCAGACAAGTAAGTTAAGCTACGGTGATCAGTGGAAATGGTGAATTCAGCGTGCTGGAGGTATGAACGCCATTTCTCCACCGCCATCAAGATAGCAAGACACTCCTTCTCATAAGTGGAGTAGCCTTGCGTCTTGGGTCCCAAAGCCTTGCTGAGAAAACTGATCGGATGCCCttgttgcatcagtacagcaccaatACCATACTTGCTTGCATCTGTTTCGACAACAAATGGCAATTTGAAATTTGGTAGAGCCAAGACAGGGGCTTGAGTAAGAGCTGATTTCAAATGTTGAAAAGCTTCATCTTCTTTGTTTGTCCAATAAAACATGGTATCTTTACGGAGCAAATCTGACAATACTCGACTGATGATCCCATAATGTTTTATGAACTTGCGGTAATAACCCGTTAACCCAAGAAACCCCCTAACTTGCTTGATAGTTGTCGGTGTAGGCCACTGAGCGACAGCTTGGATCTTCGAAGGGTCAGTAGCGACCCCTTTGTGACTGATGATGTGACCCAAGTACTCAAGTTGTTTTTGGGAAAAGGAACATTTACTCTTCTTGATATACAACTGGTGCTGGTGGAGAAGAGCAAACACTTGTTTCAAGTGACGCACATGATCTTCAAGTGTATGACTATATATTAAGATATCATCCATGAAGACAAGAACACATTTTCGAATGAGGGAAACAAAAATTGTGTTCATTGCAGCTTGAAACGTTGCAGGGGCGTTTGTGAGACCAAAGGGCATCACCTTGAATTCATACAACCCTTGGTGTGTTTTGAAAGCCGACTTGTGTTCTTCACCACGCACTAGCNNNNNNNNNNTCGCTCAATCTCAGTTTTCTGCATAGGAGCATAACGATATGGCTTGACATTAACAGGCTTCACCCCTGGAAGCAGTGGAATGTTATGGTCAAAACTGCGGTGAGGAGGCAACACCTGAGGATCTTCAAACACAGCCTCATGCTGAGAAAGAACTCGGGTAATGGCTGGTGGTAGAGGGGTGGATGAGCCAGGTGCCTCGAATACGTCTTGCACAGCACACAATTCTAACATATGCACCACACCTCCATTGTTAACCAAGCCCTGAAGCTGTTTAGCAGAAATAGCTGAGCAACTGGCAGGTTNNNNNNNNNNNNNNNNNNNNNNNNNNNNNNNNNNNNNNNNNNNNNNNNNNNNNNNNNNNNNNNNNNNNNNNNNNNNNNNNNNNNNNNNNNNNNNNNNNNNNNNNNNNNNNNNNNNNNNNNNNNNNNNNNNNNNNNNNNNNNNNNNNNNNNNNNNNNNNNNNNNNNNNNNNNNNNNNNNNNNNNNNNNNNNNNNNNNNNNNNNNNNNNNNNNNNNNNNNNNNNNNNNNNNNNNNNNNNNNNNNNNNNNNNNNNNNNNNNNNNNNNNNNNNNNNNNNNNNNNNNNNNNNNNNNNNNNNNNNNNNNNNNNNNNNNNNNNNNNNNNNNNNNNNNNNNNNNNNNNNNNNNNNNNNNNNNNNNNNNNNNNNNNNNNNNNNNNNNNNNNNNNNNNNNNNNNNNNNNNNNNNNNNNNNNNNNNNNNNNNNNNNNNNNNNNNNNNNNNNNNNNNNNNNNNNNNNNNNNNNNNNNNNNNNNNNNNNNNNNNNNNNNNNNNNNNNNNNNNNNNNNNNNNNNNNNNNNNNNNNNNNNNNNNNNNNNNNNNNNNNNNNNNNNNNNNNNNNNNNNNNNNNNNNNNNNNNNNNNNNNNNNNNNNNNNNNNNNNNNNNNNNNNNNNNNNNNNNNNNNNNNNNNNNNNNNNNNNNNNNNNNNNNNNNNNNNNNNNNNNNNNNNNNNNNNNNNNNNNNNNNNNNNNNNNNNNNNNNNNNNNNNNNNNNNNNNNNNNNNNNNNNNNNNNNNNNNNNNNNNNNNNNNNNNNNNNNNNNNNNNNNNNNNNNNNNNNNNNNNNNNNNNNNNNNNNNNNNNNNNNNNNNNNNNNNNNNNNNNNNNNNNNNNNNNNNNNNNNNNNNNNNNNNNNNNNNNNNNNNNNNNNNNNNNNNNNNNNNNNNNNNNNNNNNNNNNNNNNNNNNNNNNNNNNNNNNNNNNNNNNNNNNNNGCTTCTCACCCGGGTTTCCTAGAATGCTTGGCAGCTGAGCATTCATCTTGAATTTGTGGCGATAATCCCCCTTCTTGAAGGACGGACGAGTATCTTCCACCAACAACACTTCCTGTGTTTGAGCAAGGGAACAAGCCAGATCAACAGTTCCAGGATTGTGTAATTTAATAGCAGACTTGATGTCTGGCTTAAGACCATCAATGAAACGGTTCACAAAGAAGGTTTCATCATAGGAGTGATTGTAAACCAGAATCTTATGCATGAACTCTTCAAATGTATGGGCATATTCATCTACTGATGCAACTTGCCGAAATGCAAAAAACATGTCCATGAGTTTAGCATACTGATTTTTGTTGAACTTAGCAAACACTCCTACACACAAGGCAGGCCAGCTATCCACTGAATGCATGGCTTCGAAAGTTTGCAACCACAGGGCAGCATTGCCGGTGAAATGCATAGTGGCAAAATCCACCCACAACTCAGGATTAACATGGTACATTTTAAAATACTTTTCGCATTGTTCCTTCCACCATTTGGGATTATCACCAGTGAATTTTGGGAAATCTGATTTGGGCAACTGCAGACCACTATGACTGTAGGGCTGATGCGGATATGCAGTGGTACGATCATCATCTCTCTCTGCTGAACCATACATAGCAGAAGTAAGGTGGTCACGGGTTTGCGATTGCTCACCCCCGACCAGGGCGTGTCCGGAGGTTCGAATCTCTCCAGAAACAGCACCCTGGTGATGCAGTTCTTCACGGTGCCCATGGGGCCGAAGCACACCCGGTCGCTGATGCGGCTGCGCCGGGGTCGTGGAAGGAGGCTGCCCCCGCTCGAGGAAATCGACGCGGCGCGCCACCGCCTCCATCGACAACTTCAACTCGTCGGCTGTCTTGTCGAGCTTGTTGTGGGCCGTGATTATGCGGTCCAGCGTAGTCTCGACACGCTGGGTCGCCGTCGCCGTGGAGCTGGTGAGATCGGAGAGAGCCTTGGTGGTCGATTCAGAGAAGGAGTCGACCGTGGTGCGGAGCTCGTCGATCCGCTCGGAGTTGCGGACCCCCGCGTCGGAGACGGCCTTGCTCTGAATCACCGTCGCTTGGATCAATTTCTGCAGCTCAGAGATGGTCAGCTCTGCCGCCCCCATCCTGTCCGTCAACGTTGGGCGCGCAGATTTCCCCGTCGTGGCTGGGAAAAAAAATCGGTGGGAAATGATGCCGAAAGATCGGTGGCTCTGATTCCAATTGCTACGAACCCACAGAGATTAGTAGCAATCGCTTTGTGTCACACAAAGGATTCAGTCACAAGAACACATAGTTCTGTAGATGAGAAGAGGGGAAAGCGGAGATACAGAGTAGCGGATAGGAAGAAGATAGACGGACAAAATATTCTTTTTACCCTCCTTATCTCCTCAGGTTAGCCTTAGTTTTTGCTTAAGAGGGGCACGTCCGGTAGATGGGCCAAGCCGGTCACGCGAGCGCCGGTTACCTGCTGGGCTTGACCGAGTCAGCTTCTAGGAGAGGCCTTGGTCTTGGCTGGCCCACATGGCAGGTGCGTAGCACTCCAGAACAAAGACTGAGAGCATGAAGTAGCCAGTCCGGATCCCGAGTAACAAGCAGAGTTTGACTTGGTAAGGTCCAGTGCTCTCTCATTTCCTCCCGGAGAGCTGTAGCTTTGGTACATTTCAGAACAGCGTGTTGGGCATCCTCCGTCTCTCTGCCACATATATTACATGTGCTATCAACTTCAAGTGTTTTCTTCCTTTTGTTCTCTTTTGTGGGGAGTGAGTCAGTGGCGATTCTCCAGGCCACAATACGGATTTTGTGAGGGACATGCGCTTTCCAGATCAAATTCCAAAGATTTTCCCTTCCAGTGCTTGCATTACTTGATGATCCGGCTGTTGTTTCCTGCTGCTTCAAAAACATTCCCAACTTATAGGCACTCCTTACCGTGAACATACCATTTTTCTCATAGTTCCATGCAAGGTGATCCATTGTTTCGTTGACTGGGAGATTTATCTTGCAGATTTCCTCAGCGTCAAAGCTATGGAATAGCTGTTCAATAAGGGGAATATTCCATTCTCTTGTTTGCGGCAAAATTAATTGACTAACCCATCTGAAACGGCTGCGACTTTTGAGTGATTTAACCATGAGTCCTGATTGCCTTGGGATCCAATTATCTCTGAGAAATTGGATGCTTTTTCCATCCCCAACTCTCCACACAACACCTTTCTTTAATAGTTCAAGTCCGAACTCTATCCCTCTCCACACAGGTGATGCATCAGACGCAAAAACCGTGTCTAACAAATTTCCTTTCGGAAAATATTTTGATTTCAATAGCCTAGCACACAAGCTATCTGGCCGCTGGATTAAACGCCACGCTTGCTTAGCAAGGAGGGCCTGGTTAAACACCTGCATATCACGGAGACCCAGACCACCTTGACTCTTTGGTTGTGTCATTTTCTCCCATGACATCCAGTGGACCTTTCTCTGATTTTCCTCATCTCCCCACCAAAAGTCCCGGATCAGTTTCTCATATTGCTCGCAAAAAGCTACACTCATTTTAAACATACTCATGGTATAG
The sequence above is a segment of the Triticum dicoccoides isolate Atlit2015 ecotype Zavitan chromosome 1A, WEW_v2.0, whole genome shotgun sequence genome. Coding sequences within it:
- the LOC119325109 gene encoding NADH-quinone oxidoreductase subunit B 1-like encodes the protein MALLLPRTARLALLPAGRRAYSSTVGAAGAGTTAPAPYGGGAPASAPMPKAAEFVVSKVDDLMNWARRGSIWPMTFGLACCAVEMMHAGAARYDFDRFGVIFRPSPRQSDCMIVAGTLTNKMAPALRKVYDQMPEPRWVISMGSCANGGGYYHYSYSVVRGCDRIVPVDIYVPGCPPTAEALLYGVLQLQKKINRRKDFLHWWEK